GAGATGAAAATGATATAGAGAAGATGAGTTGTTGTTCTCGAAGTGGTTTCTTTATGTAATGTAACGAAGAAGTTCTATCATAAAAGATAATATTAAAACTTAAATTTGGACACTAAAATTTTGAAGTGAGTTATGCTCTGTAAACTATGTGAAATCACTCTCCTTACAATAGTAGTTGTggtattaaatatttatttatttatttttaaaaatataatttttcattctaaaagtaatggtattttttatttaatttatagtgttaataatattttattttattttatttaatacctAATAAATTTAGTTTCGatttttttcacaaaattgaATTGAAATAGTGCTATTGTACCAttgacaattttaatttttgtcataATAACTATTTTTTTCTACTATAAGGTTACAGGTtaaatgtttttaatttaatttatattgtaaatagtaatattttatttcattggtTACCCGataaattaaaagagatataAGAGTTtgatattcaattattttttttcattttactcCTATCTTTATAATCCCAAAATAACCGATACAGTTATCATTATTTCTATCATCATAAGAGCAGTCCAAAATAACCCATATGTAGTTATCATTATTTCTACTATCATAAGAACAGTTTGTTCGTATTATCTCATATATATTGTTTCGTActcttttattatattattatagttatttatttttcattttattatcactcttttcttattttttttctatttatattgATATGGAcgtttattataaaaataaaattttcaaaaccaataaaAGGTAAAAGTAAATCTTAGTTGGGATGTATTATTATTTAATGCTAAAGTAATATACAAAATACTATTAAGATATATTGTGATACATATATACAATAAATTATAGAAAAAAACACTGTTAGCAGAACTGGACCGGATCGGTCGGTTCGACCGAAAAACTGGTGAATCGGATCCTATACCGGTTCGGTCCGATGATTGGACCGCACAAGGTTAAGAACCGGTACGAACTGGTCAAACCTGCAAAGAACCGGTAAAAATCGGTCAAATTCGGTAGCAACCGGTTCGACCGAACCGAAACAATTTAAAATTTCCTCAAAATGAATCAGCACCCCCACCCCTCCAGAAAATAAAAGGTAGCTACTTCCACCAGGCTAGCTTGTCTATTACTAATATATATGcaaattaaaatacatattaatATCTTTCGGTAAAtaatttacttttatttaatttattttaattttaattataagctcactcatttttaaattaattatatttttatttaacagtaattataaactcacttattttttttttataattatataatatctattaatattatttttcaataaatacttgtagtatataatagtataatagatataaattaattaataaattattaaaattcgaaaataatacttattttaatataaaaataaaataaaaatatttataatagagtaaaattaacaaaatacttattgttTCTGTTCCATATTGTTTAGAATagctagatatttttaaaatattagtaaaaatatgtattttaaatttttaattctaattttttttactatattttgttttttatttacataggaccggGTTAACTGGTTCAACCAGTGATCCACCGATTGAACCAATAACCCAGTGACCCAGTAGCCTGACCAGTTCAATCATCGGTTCGGTTCCGACAACTATGGGAAAAAGGATTCTAACCGGTATAGAGCACTGTTAgcaaaaccggaccggaccggccggttcaaccagAAAACCGGACCCTAAGTCGGTTTGGTCCGATGATCTGATCGGATAAGGTAATGAACCGGTGCGAACCGGTAAGACCGAACCGCTTCAGTTTCAAGATTTTTCCAAAATGTTAAAGCCTGGGTTCAAACCCCCCTCCTCAAGGAAAAACATGATACTCACAACCACCAGGCTGTTGaactttatttttcaataaatacttgtagtatataatagtataatagatataaactaattaataaattattaaaattcaaaaataatagttattttaatataaaaaaataaaaatatttatgatagagtaaaattaacaaaatacttattgttcctgtttcatattgttttagaatagctagatatttttaaaatgttagtgacaataagtattttaaattttaattttaaatttttgactatattttatttttattcacatAGGACCAGGTcaatcggttcaaccagtgatcTACCGATTGAACCAATGACTCAGTGACCCAGTgacctgaccggttcgatcaccggttcggttctgacaactatggtaTAGAGTATATGAAAGGATGATCAATTCATTGTATCAATGAGATCAATAAACAATAAATTAAGTATTACTATATTAACGATCGTAACAATTGTATTGAtgatacatatttttattttaatattaataattaaacgTGATATTAAATCAGGTTCGTCCGGTCAAAATTTATTCTATTGGTTAGAGAGATACAGTTAAAGCAAACAAAACTCATCATGAAGataataaaaagagaaaattgGATCAAAGGAATAaaatgtaataaaataaaattttattatataataataatactatCTATTTAGACGTATATATTAATTATGttaaaaatttaacttttttttcaGCCATAAACTCAGAAGAGCACAACTAGCTCATTTTGGTGACAAACAATAATATAAATTCCTAATAAATAAGATgtaatgttatttaatttatattttgtcatACATAAACTAAGACTAATgtcattttttttgtcttttaaaaaaattcagtACAAAACAAGATATCTCAATTCTACGGATTTTAATTGAATTAATTGAATTCGTTCCTATAATAAGGAATCAATTTAATTGAATAATCTTAAatcatttatataattatttttatggtAAAAAATGTGACAAATTTTTAAGACTCAAGAAATTATTAATAAGGAGATGTATGATGAATTACGAATTTTTTTCAGATACACAATTTTTATATTCTCCTATTTTGTCTATTAATTATTCTTATAGTTTGatattcaaaaacaaaaaaacaagcattttcatttcttttgttttttcactATTGATAGGAAAATAAAGCCTCTTCATATCCAAATTCATATTTTGGCCTACCACTTAAAAAAAATGAAGACAAAATATAAATATCTAtgacatttaaaaaaaattatcttttgtaaataactaacatgtattttgatttatatatactctttttgaatcaggataatattattattattattattttaactatattttttctgataatatatatatatctctttaTTTGGTGCTTTTataatttaacattttaaaagttttttatagtaattttaaggtaaaaaaatatgatataaataaggtcacgtcaatattaaaataatgacaaaaatatttatctaataaatttaaaaaataaataatatattaacaaaaaaataattttttaaaaaacaatagaaaagcggctgaacaggcacgtagtgcctgttgagccgctagtataTATAAACATGTTTTTCTTTGTCTAATTTCTCTATtattttcacaaattattttttgagattctttaatttttgtttttttcttctgTTCAATACACATCAATTACTTTGATTCTGCCTATTCTTTTAGTTCttcatttgatttgtttttattaagATAATAagattacaatttttttttctaaggTTATTATTCTTGATTTGTTGAAGAAGATAAAANNNNNNNNNNNNNNNNNNNNNNNNNNNNNNNNNNNNNNNNNNNNNNNNNNNNNNNNNNNNNNNNNNNNNNNNNNNNNNNNNNNNNNNNNNNNNNNNNNNNNNNNNNNNNNNNNNNNNNNNNNNNNNNNNNNNNNNNNNNNNNNNNNNNNNNNNNNNNNNNNNNNNNNNNNNNNNNNNNNNNNATTATTAATCAATTCTTAATGGAGAATTTTTTACAAGTCTGCAACTACTTGAACATTTTTAAATATGTTAAAGAAAAGATGCTAACCAaccaatataaatttaataaaaaatattatttgtagttTGAGCAATATTCTAGATTTatcttaattaaaaaatttttgtcaGAATATTTAAAAGCCAATATATATATTTTGCAGTTTAGAAGTTATTATTAAAAGACATCAGGTTCTTGTGCTCCAATTGATGATtctagaaagagagagagagtttgttCTCAGTtgtattgaagtgtgaatgataCAGTTACAACCGACAGATTAGAGAGACATTATTATTAATAGAGTTGTTATTCTAACTTACTCTAACAAATTTAACCTAAAGCTGACTCAGCACTATAACTAACTTACTGATGCAATACATAACTAACTACTCTTCTTCATTTATACTATTATGCCCCCCTTAAACTCAAAGGTGAAAGAAGCTCAACTTTGAGTTTGTTGCGAAAAGCTAGAAACTTAGCAGACGGGACAACTTTGGTCAAGACATTCGCCAATTTAGTAGTACCAGGAATATGATGAACTTGGAGcacacccttgatgacaaaatcTCTAACAAAATGGAAATCAAGCTAAAGTGCTTGGACTTTGAATGAAGAATGGGATTTGTAGCTAGCAAAgctgcactcatattatcacagtAGATCTTAGGGACGCTTGGCAACAAGACCCGAAGCTCTGCCAACAGATTCCTTTAGCCAGATGAGTTCGACAACAGCTAAGACAAGGGATCGATACTCAGCCTCGGTACTAAAACGGGCCACCAGGGACTGCTTCTTCGAAGTCCAAGAGATGAAATTATTGCCAAGAAACACACACATACCACTGGTGGATTTGCGATCATCTGGATCACTTCCCCAATCGGAATCACTGTAAGCAGTGAGAGACAAAGGACCAGCTTTTTGCAAGTGCAAACCATAGTCAGTAATGCCCCCTAAATACCTCAAAATGTGTTTGACCGCTCACCAATGCTCCTTAGTTGGGGCGTGCATGAATTGGCAAACCTTATTGACACAGTAAGCAATCTCAAGCCGTGTCACTGTGAGATATTGCAAGATGTCCACAACAGTTCTATACAAGGAGGGATCATCAAAGGATGGACTGTTAGTGGCCGAAAGTTTGAGGGTAGATGGAACTGGAGTGGCACATGACTTGCAATCAGCCATCCCTACTTTGACAAGCACATCCTGGACATATTTCCCTTGATTAAGGAAGATGCACCCTTCAGCCGAGCGAGTGACCTGAATTCCAAGAAAATAATGCAAGGCTCCCATATGATTCAAGAAAAATTGAGAGTCAAGTTGACTAATGACACTATTAATTTTGGACTGTGAACTACCAATGAtgataatgtcatcaacatatatcaagATAAAAATGGTAGAGGTAGGGAAGAAATGAGTCAACAAAGAGGAATCAGATCGGGTAGGAGAGAAACCAAGTGCCTGCAACACCCCCATAAGCTTAGTGTACCAGGCTCGAGGAGCCTGCTTGAGACCATAGAACGCCTTAGTCAACTTGCACACCATGGAGCTATCACCCTGCTCATACCCTTTTGGCTGCTACATATAGACATCTTCAAACAAGTCACCATGGAGAAATGCATTATTCACATCTAACTGTCGAATTGGCCAGGACCATGAGAGAGCAAGTGAAAGAACCAACCGGATCATAGTTTGGCTTTACTATTGGACTAAACGTCTCCTTATAGTCCACACCAGGACGCTGATGAAAGCCCTGGGCAATGAGCCAGGCTTTGTACTTGTCAAGAGAACCATCAGGTTTGTACTTAACCCAAAACACCCATTTTGAGCCAATGGCTTCTCTATCCGCAGGCAACGGCATCAACTGCCAAGTATTATTCCTGATCAATGCATCATACTCAAAATTCATGGTTGCTCTCCAATTAGGATCTGCAAGAGCTTATTTGGTTGTACGGGAATCTAAAGAAACCTGAAGTGCCCGAGGTTTATAGATGACTGCCTTTCCTCGGGTAATCATGGGATGAGCATTCTGAACAGACGGAGAGGGATTAGAAGGGAAAATAATATCAATATCTAAGGTTGGGATAGGAATGGGAATTCAGAGGGAGCAGCAAGGGTTGATGAGCAGTCTGAAATAGAAGGTATACTGAGCAAGAAGGAGGACTGGGAGTGAAGGGTAGGCGAGGGGGATGATGCAAGTGGTAGAGGTTGAGGTCGAGGTGGGATGGTTGGAACCAGTGGAATAGAGGGTGTAGGCGCAGGGAGAGAGTCCGAATCAGAACCAGATGAAGAGACACAATCAAGGTACTTGGAACTAGAAAAGGGAAACTTGGTTTCATCAAAGATTACATCTCGAGTCACGATCACTCTCTCTGAGGCAAGAAGGCATTTATAACCTTTTTGTGAAGTGCCATAGCCAATGAACACAGCTGGGGTAGACCTGAAGTCCAATTTGTACCAATTGTAGGGCCTTAAATGTGGATAGCACAAGGAACCAAAGATCCTGAGATGATCATAGGCAGGATGCCTGCCAAATAAAACTTTAGTAGGTGACTTGTTGCTCAAAATAGGTGTTGGCAGGGCATTAATAAGCTGAACAGCAGTGGTGAAGGCATCACCCCAGAATCTTAGCGGCATGGAGGCTGTGGCAAGCAAGGTTAAGCCCATTTTCACCACATGGCGATGCTTTCGCTCCGCAGAACCGTTCTGTTGGTGAATGTGCGGGCAGGTGAACCTGTGAGTGATACCTTTTTCTTGCAGCTGTTTAGACAAACTCACATACTCAAGTGCATTATCACTTTGAAAACTCTTCAATTTGGTATTTAACTGCAATTCCATCATATGTTGAAAATGTGCAAAAACTGATTTAAGCTGAGGTCTAGTTTTGATTAGGTAAATCCAAGTGTATTTGGAAAAGGCATCAATGAAATTAACAAAGTAAACATGACCATTATCATCAGGTGAGGGAGCCGGTCCCCAAATATCGGAATACACAAGTTCAAGAGGCTTGGTGTACACTGAATTTGAGCGATCAAATGGCATTTGATGTGACTTGCCAAGACAACAAGCATGACAGACAGATTTAtttgaaatagaaaaaaaagaatttataatCTTTAAAGATATGAGACAAGACACTATTAGATGGATGACCGAGTCTAGTATGCCATAGGGCAACCTTATCGTCAGGCATGACACTTGAATGAAGGGCTGTAGGTGCATTAGGTGAAGCCAAAGAGAAATTGAGAAATTCGTAGAGTCCCCGATCAACAAT
The DNA window shown above is from Arachis ipaensis cultivar K30076 chromosome B08, Araip1.1, whole genome shotgun sequence and carries:
- the LOC107610446 gene encoding uncharacterized protein LOC107610446; translated protein: MVCKLTKAFYGLKQAPRAWYTKLMGVLQALGFSPTRSDSSLLTHFFPTSTIFILIYVDDIIIIGSSQSKINSVISQLDSQFFLNHMGALHYFLGIQVTRSAEGCIFLNQGKYVQDVLVKVGMADCKSCATPVPSTLKLSATNSPSFDDPSLYRTVVDILQYLTVTRLEIAYCVNKVCQFMHAPTKEHW